A single Cottoperca gobio chromosome 7, fCotGob3.1, whole genome shotgun sequence DNA region contains:
- the bltp3a gene encoding UHRF1-binding protein 1 isoform X2, which yields MAGIIKKQILKHLTRFTKNLSPDKINLSTLKGEGQLSNLELDEEVLQNMLDLPTWLAVTRVYCNKAAIRIQWTKLKTSPICLFLDKVEVEMRTCEEPRPPNGPSPIAITAGQSEYGFAEKVVEGMSVRINSITIKVQARAFHASFELWQLQGNSLNPKWQSSDLRYTRVTDPKRGEVLTFKEINWQSLRIEADAIESDDQDLGSTPLRLITNQGRIRIALKRRIKDCNVLASKLLFILDDLLWVLTDSQLKAIIHYAKSLSEAMEKSAQQRKSRTAESLQTAPPSPGLHNLWTEPPPAPTGTPSNTSQYFDLYDVKESSYHTFISRLDLHICNDSSSADDDEAPPPGLQGAMQLTFRKLGFDYYPVHRPADGCQHWERHSGAMEAQAQWAGKLLQEYQRRAQASGFPGPHPEAPQPTKDSSAKTVQDGLSSPKSSHSHTEQASGRNCATAPSGSSLKRLRSSCVVVRMDDVDIHQVSTRGRQNKKTRSFLSCNRKALHLPDNVPAVHLQFTEYYFPDNTSFSVPTSNLYAQLNGLQLCVDSASVLWINLFSRGLLHTLDQVKAFYHLQDSSRAEEHVDIRMDAAQLKLIIPLDSSILDHPERPQSLSVTVPKMVLSNTRLCPHGSRADLNSTFDKFASCPFFKHTPPCPYPRDHSAFHPIPSTFLQHSQETEPQPLDRKQLRSQDVWSLSLSRVTLGFDGARRFPKGRTQPFVEPFTVSVWMCQPCAFKNGLSSSSSSPSLAHQPSSEQEEASFASIHFLVHTITPVKMWLNHYQYVALLRMKDAMARLGAELGRDLRDVKQAQGKKTNPATICLALLVDSAELGLLLPPVYTETGEEVPHTPETDSPSITDSDISPTHHSAVLEDSGLENGVSSLNTVSAFDQDEQDGVVEEACEAVEEGDGLTTREEIHVLSPPISPMLSRESSNFSLEGELSTAINVTKDVTKDAFSASLDLTKGAFSITKDAFSMLSRGSGMSKLFSPQAKEQVQPSDESSPSLAASLRHQSMKQSPSQHSFDSAVLDGSLPDENLSVDSDVSDNFVVLMDSESVMESMRPNNTGSRGSPAPGTEGGSSADLSSSLSQGFEDVSQDMSSVLMLVLSGTACTLEVKGEDQVVALEAQNLSPVQMGNIRVSDLLAGLVQAPGGPAQKQDRQGTRGSPVVCMRAEMGPSAGRHSAQAESLGFLEMRVQDCKAELLASTVANIGPFLEDEFSVDGQPMKLHMSNITITMKDDSPKIYPTAPQPVPASFIVEQLLLERSEDGIMRLKAEGTEPKASAGVPVAGPDNPNHSCSLQQQSERQTLESQLSDARAALTQALSERECLLLEVMKHDPTFTL from the exons ATGGCCGGAATTATTAAAAAGCAAattttgaaacatttgacaAG GTTCACCAAGAATCTGTCCCCGGACAAGATTAATCTAAGTACGTTGAAGGGGGAGGGGCAGCTGTCCAACCTTGAGCTTGATGAAGAGGTTCTGCAGAACATGCTTGACTTGCCTACCTGGCTGGCTGTCACTCGGGTCTACTGCAACAAAGCCGCCATCAGG ATACAATGGACAAAGTTGAAAACAAGCCCCATCTGTCTG TTCTTGGATAAGGTAGAGGTAGAAATGAGGACATGTGAGGAGCCACGTCCCCCAAATGGACCCTCTCCTATAGCTATTACAGCAGGCCAGAG CGAGTACGGCTTCGCAGAGAAAGTGGTGGAGGGCATGTCTGTTAGGATCAACTCCATTACCATCAAGGTGCAGGCTCGTGCCTTCCACGCCTCCTTCGAGCTCTGGCAATTACAAGGCAACAGCCTCAACCCCAAATGGCAGAGCAGTGACCTCCGCTACACACGCGTCACCGACccaaagagaggagag GTGTTGACATTCAAAGAAATAAACTGGCAGAGTCTACGAATCGAGGCCGATGCCATTGAGAGTGACGACCAGGATCTTGGAAGCACCCCACTGCGTCTCATCACCAACCAGGGACGCATTCGCATCGCTCTGAAACGCAGA ATAAAGGACTGTAATGTGCTGGCATCCAAACTGCTTTTCATTCTGGACGACCTGCTGTGGGTGCTGACGGACTCTCAGCTCAAAGCCATCATCCATTACGCCAAATCTCTCAGCGAGGCCATGGAGAAGTCTGCCCagcagaggaagagcaggacTGCAGAATCCCTACAG ACTGCTCCTCCATCGCCTGGCCTCCAcaacctttggacagagccccCACCCGCCCCTACTGGCACCCCCAGCAACACAAGTCAATACTTTGATCTCTATGATGTCAAGGAGTCTTCTTACCACACCTTCATATCCCGCTTGGATTTACACATATGCAACGACAGTTCTTCAGCGGATGATG ATGAAGCTCCACCTCCGGGCTTGCAAGGTGCCATGCAGCTGACATTCAGGAAGCTGGGTTTTGACTACTATCCTGTCCACAGACCTG CGGATGGATGTCAGCACTGGGAACGCCACAGTGGAGCCATGGAGGCTCAGGCCCAGTGGGCTGGGAAACTGCTGCAGGAGTACCAGAGGAGAGCACAGGCTTCTGGGTTCCCTGGGCCACACCCTGAGGCGCCCCAGCCAACAAAGGACTCCTCAGCAAAGACAGTTCAAG ATGGACTGTccagtcccaagtcaagtcacTCTCACACAGAGCAGGCCTCAGGCAGGAACTGTGCCACAGCTCCTTCAGGGTCATCACTGAAGAGGCTGCGCTCCAGCTGCGTGGTGGTCAGGATGGATGACGTGGACATTCACCAG GTGTCTACAAGAGGCCgtcaaaacaagaaaacacgGTCTTTTTTGTCCTGCAACCGTAAAGCTCTGCATTTGCCTGACAACGTACCAGCAGTTCATCTGCAGTTCACTGAATACTACTTTCCTGACAACACCAGCTTTTCAG TGCCCACCTCGAACCTGTATGCACAGCTGAATGGCCTCCAGCTCTGTGTAGACTCAGCTAGCGTGCTGTGGATCAATCTGTTTTCTCGGGGTCTGCTGCACACCCTGGATCAGGTCAAAGCTTTCTACCATTTGCAAGACAGCAGCAGGGCTGAAGAGCATGTAGATATCCGCATGGATGCAGCTCAGCTCAAG TTAATAATCCCCTTGGATTCTTCCATATTGGACCATCCGGAGCGTCCACAGTCCCTCTCTGTTACTGTACCCAAGATGGTTCTCAGCAACACCCGCCTCTGCCCTCATGGCTCCAGAGCTGACCTCAACAGCACCTTTGACAAGTTTGCCAGCTGCCCTTTCTTCAAGCACACACCTCCCTGCCCCTACCCCAGAGACCACAGTGCCTTCCACCCGATCCCCTCCACCTTCCTCCAGCACTCTCAAGAGACGGAGCCCCAACCTCTGGACAGAAAGCAGCTGCGATCCCAAGATGTCTGGTCTCTCAGTCTGTCCCGTGTGACCCTAGGTTTCGATGGCGCTCGGCGCTTCCCCAAAGGCAGAACCCAACCTTTTGTTGAGCCCTTCACCGTGTCTGTGTGGATGTGTCAGCCCTGCGCCTTTAAAAATGGATTatcgtcttcctcctccagtCCCAGCCTAGCCCACCAGCCTTCTTCAGAGCAGGAAGAGGCTTCGTTTGCCTCAATCCACTTCTTGGTCCACACCATCACTCCAGTGAAGATGTGGCTCAACCACTACCAGTATGTTGCGCTGCTGAGGATGAAGGACGCCATGGCTCGTTTGGGGGCGGAGTTGGGCCGCGATCTACGAGATGTTAAGCAGGCTCAAGGCAAGAAGACAAATCCTGCTACAATTTGTCTTGCCCTTCTAGTGGACTCTGCAGAATTGGGTCTCCTGTTGCCACCAGTGTACACAGAAACTGGGGAAGAAGTCCCCCACACCCCAGAGACCGACAGCCCCAGCATAACAGACTCTGACATCTCCCCCACTCATCACTCTGCAGTGCTGGAGGACAGTGGGTTAGAAAACGGTGTGTCCTCCCTCAATACTGTCTCTGCGTTTGATCAGGATGAACAAGATGGAGTGGTGGAGGAGGCGTGTGAGGCTGTAGAGGAGGGGGATGGTTTGACAACACGGGAAGAGATCCATGTCCTCTCACCTCCAATCTCCCCCATGCTCTCCCGTGAATCGTCCAACTTTAGCCTGGAGGGAGAGCTGTCAACCGCCATCAACGTCACAAAGGATGTGACCAAAGATGCATTTAGTGCCTCGCTGGACCTGACCAAGGGGGCTTTTTCAATCACAAAGGACGCCTTCAGCATGCTGAGTCGTGGCTCGGGGATGAGTAAATTGTTCAGTCCGCAGGCAAA GGAGCAGGTCCAGCCTTCAGATGAGTCCTCCCCCTCCCTGGCTGCCAGCCTGCGCCACCAATCCATGAAGCAGTCGCCTTCCCAGCATTCCTTTGATAGTGCTGTCTTGGACGGCAGCCTGCCTGACGAAAATCTCTCTGTGGACAGTGATGTCAGCGACAATTTTGTTGTTCTCATGGACTCAG AGTCTGTTATGGAGTCCATGCGTCCCAACAACACAGGCAGTCGAGGCAGCCCAGCCCCAGGCACAGAGGGAGGATCCTCAGCGGACCTCAGCAGCTCTCTGTCCCAAGGTTTTGAGGACGTGTCTCAGGATATG TCCTCAGTGTTGATGCTGGTCCTGAGTGGAACAGCCTGTACTCTGGAAGTAAAGGGAGAAGACCAAGTTGTGGCTTTAGAAGCCCAGAACCTGAGCCCCGTGCAGATGGGCAATATCAGGGTATCTGACCTGCTGGCTGGCCTTGTGCAAG ccCCAGGCGGACCAGCCCAGAAGCAGGATAGGCAGGGTACCAGGGGCTCTCCAGTAGTGTGCATGCGAGCAGAAATGGGTCCATCTGCAGGCCGACACTCTGCTCAGGCCGAGTCTTTGGGCTTCCTGGAAATGAGAGTGCAAGACTGCAAGGCAGAGCTGTTGGCCTCGACAGTGGCGAACATTGGTCCTTTTCTGGAAGACGAGTTCAGTGTTGATGGTCAACCAATGAAGTTACACATGAGCAACATCACCATCACTATGAAG gaTGATAGCCCGAAGATCTACCCTACAGCCCCTCAACCTGTCCCAGCCTCATTCATAGTAGAGCAGCTGCTGCTCGAGCGCAGTGAGGATGGCATCATGAGGCTCAAAG CTGAAGGAACGGAGCCTAAAGCCTCAGCAGGTGTTCCTGTGGCTGGCCCGGACAACCCAAACCATTCCTGCTCTCTTCAACAGCAGAGCGAG AGACAAACCCTGGAGTCCCAGCTCTCCGATGCCCGGGCTGCTCTCACCCAGGCCCTCAGTGAAAGAGAATGCCTCCTTCTGGAAGTCATGAAGCATGACCCCACGTTTACTCTCTGA
- the bltp3a gene encoding UHRF1-binding protein 1 isoform X1 — protein MAGIIKKQILKHLTRFTKNLSPDKINLSTLKGEGQLSNLELDEEVLQNMLDLPTWLAVTRVYCNKAAIRIQWTKLKTSPICLFLDKVEVEMRTCEEPRPPNGPSPIAITAGQSEYGFAEKVVEGMSVRINSITIKVQARAFHASFELWQLQGNSLNPKWQSSDLRYTRVTDPKRGEVLTFKEINWQSLRIEADAIESDDQDLGSTPLRLITNQGRIRIALKRRIKDCNVLASKLLFILDDLLWVLTDSQLKAIIHYAKSLSEAMEKSAQQRKSRTAESLQTAPPSPGLHNLWTEPPPAPTGTPSNTSQYFDLYDVKESSYHTFISRLDLHICNDSSSADDDEAPPPGLQGAMQLTFRKLGFDYYPVHRPADGCQHWERHSGAMEAQAQWAGKLLQEYQRRAQASGFPGPHPEAPQPTKDSSAKTVQDGLSSPKSSHSHTEQASGRNCATAPSGSSLKRLRSSCVVVRMDDVDIHQVSTRGRQNKKTRSFLSCNRKALHLPDNVPAVHLQFTEYYFPDNTSFSGILRLHVFNHISFFALKFRFCMSDVCLRLPVPTSNLYAQLNGLQLCVDSASVLWINLFSRGLLHTLDQVKAFYHLQDSSRAEEHVDIRMDAAQLKLIIPLDSSILDHPERPQSLSVTVPKMVLSNTRLCPHGSRADLNSTFDKFASCPFFKHTPPCPYPRDHSAFHPIPSTFLQHSQETEPQPLDRKQLRSQDVWSLSLSRVTLGFDGARRFPKGRTQPFVEPFTVSVWMCQPCAFKNGLSSSSSSPSLAHQPSSEQEEASFASIHFLVHTITPVKMWLNHYQYVALLRMKDAMARLGAELGRDLRDVKQAQGKKTNPATICLALLVDSAELGLLLPPVYTETGEEVPHTPETDSPSITDSDISPTHHSAVLEDSGLENGVSSLNTVSAFDQDEQDGVVEEACEAVEEGDGLTTREEIHVLSPPISPMLSRESSNFSLEGELSTAINVTKDVTKDAFSASLDLTKGAFSITKDAFSMLSRGSGMSKLFSPQAKEQVQPSDESSPSLAASLRHQSMKQSPSQHSFDSAVLDGSLPDENLSVDSDVSDNFVVLMDSESVMESMRPNNTGSRGSPAPGTEGGSSADLSSSLSQGFEDVSQDMSSVLMLVLSGTACTLEVKGEDQVVALEAQNLSPVQMGNIRVSDLLAGLVQAPGGPAQKQDRQGTRGSPVVCMRAEMGPSAGRHSAQAESLGFLEMRVQDCKAELLASTVANIGPFLEDEFSVDGQPMKLHMSNITITMKDDSPKIYPTAPQPVPASFIVEQLLLERSEDGIMRLKAEGTEPKASAGVPVAGPDNPNHSCSLQQQSERQTLESQLSDARAALTQALSERECLLLEVMKHDPTFTL, from the exons ATGGCCGGAATTATTAAAAAGCAAattttgaaacatttgacaAG GTTCACCAAGAATCTGTCCCCGGACAAGATTAATCTAAGTACGTTGAAGGGGGAGGGGCAGCTGTCCAACCTTGAGCTTGATGAAGAGGTTCTGCAGAACATGCTTGACTTGCCTACCTGGCTGGCTGTCACTCGGGTCTACTGCAACAAAGCCGCCATCAGG ATACAATGGACAAAGTTGAAAACAAGCCCCATCTGTCTG TTCTTGGATAAGGTAGAGGTAGAAATGAGGACATGTGAGGAGCCACGTCCCCCAAATGGACCCTCTCCTATAGCTATTACAGCAGGCCAGAG CGAGTACGGCTTCGCAGAGAAAGTGGTGGAGGGCATGTCTGTTAGGATCAACTCCATTACCATCAAGGTGCAGGCTCGTGCCTTCCACGCCTCCTTCGAGCTCTGGCAATTACAAGGCAACAGCCTCAACCCCAAATGGCAGAGCAGTGACCTCCGCTACACACGCGTCACCGACccaaagagaggagag GTGTTGACATTCAAAGAAATAAACTGGCAGAGTCTACGAATCGAGGCCGATGCCATTGAGAGTGACGACCAGGATCTTGGAAGCACCCCACTGCGTCTCATCACCAACCAGGGACGCATTCGCATCGCTCTGAAACGCAGA ATAAAGGACTGTAATGTGCTGGCATCCAAACTGCTTTTCATTCTGGACGACCTGCTGTGGGTGCTGACGGACTCTCAGCTCAAAGCCATCATCCATTACGCCAAATCTCTCAGCGAGGCCATGGAGAAGTCTGCCCagcagaggaagagcaggacTGCAGAATCCCTACAG ACTGCTCCTCCATCGCCTGGCCTCCAcaacctttggacagagccccCACCCGCCCCTACTGGCACCCCCAGCAACACAAGTCAATACTTTGATCTCTATGATGTCAAGGAGTCTTCTTACCACACCTTCATATCCCGCTTGGATTTACACATATGCAACGACAGTTCTTCAGCGGATGATG ATGAAGCTCCACCTCCGGGCTTGCAAGGTGCCATGCAGCTGACATTCAGGAAGCTGGGTTTTGACTACTATCCTGTCCACAGACCTG CGGATGGATGTCAGCACTGGGAACGCCACAGTGGAGCCATGGAGGCTCAGGCCCAGTGGGCTGGGAAACTGCTGCAGGAGTACCAGAGGAGAGCACAGGCTTCTGGGTTCCCTGGGCCACACCCTGAGGCGCCCCAGCCAACAAAGGACTCCTCAGCAAAGACAGTTCAAG ATGGACTGTccagtcccaagtcaagtcacTCTCACACAGAGCAGGCCTCAGGCAGGAACTGTGCCACAGCTCCTTCAGGGTCATCACTGAAGAGGCTGCGCTCCAGCTGCGTGGTGGTCAGGATGGATGACGTGGACATTCACCAG GTGTCTACAAGAGGCCgtcaaaacaagaaaacacgGTCTTTTTTGTCCTGCAACCGTAAAGCTCTGCATTTGCCTGACAACGTACCAGCAGTTCATCTGCAGTTCACTGAATACTACTTTCCTGACAACACCAGCTTTTCAGGTATCTTACGCTTGCATGTATTTAACCATATTAGTTTTTTTGCTCTCAAGTTTAGATTTTGTATGAGCGATGTATGTCTGCGTCTTCCAGTGCCCACCTCGAACCTGTATGCACAGCTGAATGGCCTCCAGCTCTGTGTAGACTCAGCTAGCGTGCTGTGGATCAATCTGTTTTCTCGGGGTCTGCTGCACACCCTGGATCAGGTCAAAGCTTTCTACCATTTGCAAGACAGCAGCAGGGCTGAAGAGCATGTAGATATCCGCATGGATGCAGCTCAGCTCAAG TTAATAATCCCCTTGGATTCTTCCATATTGGACCATCCGGAGCGTCCACAGTCCCTCTCTGTTACTGTACCCAAGATGGTTCTCAGCAACACCCGCCTCTGCCCTCATGGCTCCAGAGCTGACCTCAACAGCACCTTTGACAAGTTTGCCAGCTGCCCTTTCTTCAAGCACACACCTCCCTGCCCCTACCCCAGAGACCACAGTGCCTTCCACCCGATCCCCTCCACCTTCCTCCAGCACTCTCAAGAGACGGAGCCCCAACCTCTGGACAGAAAGCAGCTGCGATCCCAAGATGTCTGGTCTCTCAGTCTGTCCCGTGTGACCCTAGGTTTCGATGGCGCTCGGCGCTTCCCCAAAGGCAGAACCCAACCTTTTGTTGAGCCCTTCACCGTGTCTGTGTGGATGTGTCAGCCCTGCGCCTTTAAAAATGGATTatcgtcttcctcctccagtCCCAGCCTAGCCCACCAGCCTTCTTCAGAGCAGGAAGAGGCTTCGTTTGCCTCAATCCACTTCTTGGTCCACACCATCACTCCAGTGAAGATGTGGCTCAACCACTACCAGTATGTTGCGCTGCTGAGGATGAAGGACGCCATGGCTCGTTTGGGGGCGGAGTTGGGCCGCGATCTACGAGATGTTAAGCAGGCTCAAGGCAAGAAGACAAATCCTGCTACAATTTGTCTTGCCCTTCTAGTGGACTCTGCAGAATTGGGTCTCCTGTTGCCACCAGTGTACACAGAAACTGGGGAAGAAGTCCCCCACACCCCAGAGACCGACAGCCCCAGCATAACAGACTCTGACATCTCCCCCACTCATCACTCTGCAGTGCTGGAGGACAGTGGGTTAGAAAACGGTGTGTCCTCCCTCAATACTGTCTCTGCGTTTGATCAGGATGAACAAGATGGAGTGGTGGAGGAGGCGTGTGAGGCTGTAGAGGAGGGGGATGGTTTGACAACACGGGAAGAGATCCATGTCCTCTCACCTCCAATCTCCCCCATGCTCTCCCGTGAATCGTCCAACTTTAGCCTGGAGGGAGAGCTGTCAACCGCCATCAACGTCACAAAGGATGTGACCAAAGATGCATTTAGTGCCTCGCTGGACCTGACCAAGGGGGCTTTTTCAATCACAAAGGACGCCTTCAGCATGCTGAGTCGTGGCTCGGGGATGAGTAAATTGTTCAGTCCGCAGGCAAA GGAGCAGGTCCAGCCTTCAGATGAGTCCTCCCCCTCCCTGGCTGCCAGCCTGCGCCACCAATCCATGAAGCAGTCGCCTTCCCAGCATTCCTTTGATAGTGCTGTCTTGGACGGCAGCCTGCCTGACGAAAATCTCTCTGTGGACAGTGATGTCAGCGACAATTTTGTTGTTCTCATGGACTCAG AGTCTGTTATGGAGTCCATGCGTCCCAACAACACAGGCAGTCGAGGCAGCCCAGCCCCAGGCACAGAGGGAGGATCCTCAGCGGACCTCAGCAGCTCTCTGTCCCAAGGTTTTGAGGACGTGTCTCAGGATATG TCCTCAGTGTTGATGCTGGTCCTGAGTGGAACAGCCTGTACTCTGGAAGTAAAGGGAGAAGACCAAGTTGTGGCTTTAGAAGCCCAGAACCTGAGCCCCGTGCAGATGGGCAATATCAGGGTATCTGACCTGCTGGCTGGCCTTGTGCAAG ccCCAGGCGGACCAGCCCAGAAGCAGGATAGGCAGGGTACCAGGGGCTCTCCAGTAGTGTGCATGCGAGCAGAAATGGGTCCATCTGCAGGCCGACACTCTGCTCAGGCCGAGTCTTTGGGCTTCCTGGAAATGAGAGTGCAAGACTGCAAGGCAGAGCTGTTGGCCTCGACAGTGGCGAACATTGGTCCTTTTCTGGAAGACGAGTTCAGTGTTGATGGTCAACCAATGAAGTTACACATGAGCAACATCACCATCACTATGAAG gaTGATAGCCCGAAGATCTACCCTACAGCCCCTCAACCTGTCCCAGCCTCATTCATAGTAGAGCAGCTGCTGCTCGAGCGCAGTGAGGATGGCATCATGAGGCTCAAAG CTGAAGGAACGGAGCCTAAAGCCTCAGCAGGTGTTCCTGTGGCTGGCCCGGACAACCCAAACCATTCCTGCTCTCTTCAACAGCAGAGCGAG AGACAAACCCTGGAGTCCCAGCTCTCCGATGCCCGGGCTGCTCTCACCCAGGCCCTCAGTGAAAGAGAATGCCTCCTTCTGGAAGTCATGAAGCATGACCCCACGTTTACTCTCTGA